A region of Chitinophaga horti DNA encodes the following proteins:
- a CDS encoding alpha-L-fucosidase: MRKLLMACGLGLLCFTSAQAQEEAPYVPEKDPLVLQKLEEWQDWKFGMIMHWGTYSQWGIVESWSLCPEDEGWTQRTPAGIPYYEYVKKYEALANTFNPKQFNPERWAKAAKGAGMQYLVFTTKHHDGFCMFDTKQTDYRVTAPNVPFSKNPRANITKEVFTAFRNEGIHIGAYYSKPDWNTENYWWSYFPPKDRNVNYEIAKYPERWKKFQQFTYNQIEELMSDYGKVEILWLDGGWVRPLNTHTKESLSWNKTPAQDQDINMPGITAMARQKQPGLIVVDRSVHGPYENYRTPEQQIPDKPLSYPWETCMTMGGSWSYVPNDVYKPVNKLIHNLVDIVAKGGNYLLNVGPGPDGEWHDAAYTTMEQIGAWMKVNGDAIYGTRAIAPYKDGKVCFTRKKIGNSVYAIYMLDENEALPATISFKGLPVKKGTKMSVLGAKANLSWKANGDETVITLPASVRKQAFKHAVAIKIG; this comes from the coding sequence ATGAGAAAATTATTAATGGCTTGCGGCCTGGGCCTGCTGTGCTTTACGTCAGCACAGGCGCAGGAAGAGGCGCCTTATGTGCCGGAGAAAGATCCGCTGGTACTACAGAAGCTGGAAGAGTGGCAGGACTGGAAGTTTGGAATGATCATGCACTGGGGCACTTATTCCCAATGGGGCATCGTGGAAAGCTGGAGCCTTTGTCCGGAAGACGAAGGCTGGACACAGCGCACGCCTGCGGGTATTCCGTATTACGAATATGTAAAAAAGTACGAGGCGCTCGCCAATACGTTCAATCCTAAACAGTTTAACCCGGAAAGATGGGCGAAAGCTGCCAAGGGCGCGGGTATGCAGTACCTCGTGTTTACCACTAAACACCACGACGGTTTCTGTATGTTCGATACCAAACAAACGGATTACCGCGTAACGGCACCCAATGTTCCGTTCAGCAAAAATCCACGCGCGAACATTACGAAAGAAGTGTTTACCGCTTTCCGCAACGAAGGCATTCACATCGGCGCCTATTATTCCAAGCCCGACTGGAATACCGAAAACTACTGGTGGTCTTACTTTCCGCCAAAGGACAGGAACGTGAATTACGAGATCGCGAAGTATCCCGAGCGTTGGAAGAAGTTCCAGCAGTTTACGTACAACCAGATCGAGGAGCTGATGAGCGATTATGGTAAGGTGGAAATCCTTTGGCTGGATGGCGGCTGGGTACGTCCGTTAAACACACATACGAAAGAGTCACTTTCCTGGAATAAAACACCTGCGCAGGACCAGGACATTAACATGCCGGGCATCACTGCGATGGCGCGCCAGAAACAGCCGGGCCTTATCGTAGTGGACCGCAGCGTGCATGGACCGTACGAGAACTACCGTACGCCCGAGCAGCAGATTCCTGATAAGCCTTTGAGCTATCCCTGGGAAACCTGTATGACCATGGGCGGTTCCTGGTCTTACGTACCTAACGATGTGTACAAGCCGGTAAATAAACTCATTCACAACCTGGTGGACATTGTGGCCAAAGGTGGTAATTACTTGCTGAACGTAGGCCCTGGCCCCGATGGTGAGTGGCACGATGCGGCTTATACCACGATGGAGCAGATTGGTGCATGGATGAAGGTGAACGGCGATGCAATCTATGGCACCCGTGCGATCGCGCCCTATAAAGATGGCAAGGTTTGTTTTACCCGCAAGAAAATCGGCAACAGCGTTTATGCTATCTACATGCTGGACGAGAACGAAGCGCTGCCTGCTACGATCAGCTTCAAAGGTCTGCCGGTGAAGAAAGGTACAAAGATGAGCGTACTGGGCGCCAAGGCTAATCTCAGCTGGAAGGCCAATGGTGATGAAACCGTGATCACCTTGCCTGCATCTGTTCGCAAGCAGGCGTTTAAACACGCGGTAGCGATCAAAATAGGATAA